In a genomic window of Streptococcus mitis NCTC 12261:
- the adhE gene encoding bifunctional acetaldehyde-CoA/alcohol dehydrogenase: protein MEENKADKKTVTPEEKKLAAEKHVDGLVQKALVALEEMRKLDQEQADYIVAKASVAALDAHGELALHAYEETGRGVFEDKATKNLFACEHVVNNMRHTKTVGVIEEDDVTGLTLIAEPVGVVCGITPTTNPTSTAIFKALISLKTRNPIVFAFHPSAQESSAHAAQIVRDAAIKAGAPENCVQWITEPSMEATSALMNHEGVATILATGGNAMVKAAYSCGKPALGVGAGNVPAYVEKSANIRQAAHDIVMSKSFDNGMVCASEQAVIIDKEIYDEFVAEFKSYHTYFVNKKEKALLEEFCFGVKANSKNCAGAKLNADIVGKPATWIAEQAGFTVPEGTNILAAECKEVGENEPLTREKLSPVIAVLKSESREDGISKARQMVEFNGLGHSAAIHTADEELTKEFGKAVKAIRVICNSPSTFGGIGDVYNAFLPSLTLGCGSYGRNSVGDNVSAINLLNIKKVGRRRNNMQWMKLPSKTYFERDSIQYLQKCRDVERVMIVTDHAMVELGFLDRIIEQLDLRRNKVVYQIFADVEPDPDITTVERGTEIMRAFKPDTIIALGGGSPMDAAKVMWLFYEQPEVDFRDLVQKFMDIRKRAFKFPLLGKKTKFIAIPTTSGTGSEVTPFAVISDKANNRKYPIADYSLTPTVAIVDPALVLTVPGFVAADTGMDVLTHATEAYVSQMASDYTDGLALQAIKLVFENLESSVKNADFHSREKMHNASTIAGMAFANAFLGISHSMAHKIGAQFHTIHGRTNAILLPYVIRYNGTRPAKTATWPKYNYYRADEKYQDIARMLGLPASTPEEGVESFAKAVYELGERVGIQMNFKAQGVDEKEWKEHSRELAFLAYEDQCSPANPRLPMVDHMQEIIEDSYYGYKERPGRRK from the coding sequence ATGGAGGAAAATAAGGCTGATAAAAAAACTGTGACACCAGAAGAAAAGAAACTCGCTGCTGAAAAGCATGTCGATGGGTTGGTGCAAAAAGCTCTAGTTGCCCTTGAAGAAATGCGTAAGTTGGACCAAGAGCAAGCTGACTACATCGTAGCTAAAGCGTCAGTAGCAGCTTTGGATGCCCACGGAGAATTGGCTTTACATGCCTATGAAGAAACAGGACGTGGTGTATTTGAAGATAAAGCAACTAAGAACTTGTTTGCTTGTGAACATGTAGTAAACAACATGCGTCACACTAAGACAGTTGGCGTTATCGAAGAAGACGATGTAACAGGATTGACTCTCATCGCTGAACCGGTTGGCGTTGTTTGTGGTATCACTCCAACAACAAACCCAACATCAACAGCAATCTTTAAGGCATTGATTTCATTGAAGACACGTAATCCAATCGTCTTTGCCTTCCACCCATCAGCTCAAGAATCATCAGCTCACGCAGCTCAAATCGTTCGTGATGCTGCGATTAAAGCAGGAGCTCCTGAAAACTGCGTACAGTGGATCACTGAGCCATCTATGGAAGCAACTAGTGCCCTTATGAACCACGAAGGTGTTGCGACAATCCTTGCAACAGGTGGTAATGCCATGGTTAAAGCTGCATACTCATGTGGTAAACCAGCTCTTGGAGTAGGTGCCGGAAACGTTCCAGCTTATGTTGAAAAGTCAGCAAACATTCGTCAAGCTGCACACGATATCGTTATGTCTAAATCATTTGATAATGGGATGGTCTGTGCATCTGAACAAGCGGTTATCATTGATAAAGAAATTTACGATGAATTTGTAGCAGAGTTTAAATCATATCATACTTACTTTGTAAACAAAAAAGAAAAAGCACTTCTTGAAGAATTCTGCTTCGGCGTGAAAGCAAACAGCAAAAACTGTGCTGGTGCGAAATTGAACGCTGACATCGTTGGTAAACCAGCAACTTGGATTGCAGAGCAAGCAGGATTTACAGTTCCAGAAGGAACAAACATTCTTGCTGCAGAATGTAAAGAAGTTGGTGAAAACGAGCCATTGACTCGTGAAAAATTGTCACCAGTTATCGCAGTTTTGAAATCTGAAAGCCGTGAAGATGGTATTTCCAAAGCTCGTCAAATGGTTGAATTTAACGGTCTTGGTCACTCAGCAGCTATCCACACAGCTGACGAAGAATTGACTAAAGAATTTGGTAAAGCTGTTAAAGCTATTCGTGTTATCTGTAACTCACCTTCTACTTTCGGTGGTATCGGGGACGTTTACAATGCCTTCTTGCCATCATTGACACTCGGATGTGGTTCTTACGGACGTAACTCAGTTGGGGATAACGTTAGTGCCATTAACCTTTTGAATATCAAAAAAGTCGGAAGACGGAGAAATAACATGCAATGGATGAAACTTCCTTCAAAAACATACTTTGAACGTGATTCAATTCAATACCTTCAAAAATGTCGTGACGTTGAACGTGTCATGATCGTTACTGACCATGCCATGGTAGAGCTTGGTTTCCTTGATCGTATCATCGAACAACTTGATCTTCGTCGCAATAAGGTTGTTTACCAAATCTTTGCTGATGTAGAACCAGATCCAGATATCACTACAGTTGAACGTGGTACTGAAATCATGCGTGCCTTCAAACCAGATACAATCATCGCTCTTGGTGGTGGATCTCCAATGGATGCTGCTAAAGTAATGTGGCTCTTCTATGAACAACCAGAAGTGGACTTCCGTGACCTTGTTCAAAAATTCATGGATATCCGTAAACGTGCCTTCAAATTCCCATTGCTTGGTAAGAAGACTAAATTCATCGCAATCCCAACAACATCTGGTACAGGATCTGAAGTAACACCATTTGCCGTTATCTCTGATAAAGCAAATAACCGTAAATATCCAATCGCTGACTACTCATTGACACCAACCGTGGCAATCGTAGACCCTGCTTTGGTATTGACAGTTCCTGGATTTGTTGCTGCGGACACTGGTATGGACGTATTGACCCATGCGACTGAAGCTTACGTATCACAAATGGCTAGCGACTACACTGACGGTCTTGCACTTCAAGCCATCAAACTTGTATTCGAAAACCTTGAAAGCTCAGTTAAGAATGCAGACTTCCACTCACGTGAGAAAATGCATAACGCTTCAACAATCGCTGGTATGGCCTTTGCCAATGCCTTCCTAGGTATTTCTCACTCAATGGCCCATAAGATTGGTGCGCAATTCCACACAATCCACGGTCGTACAAATGCAATCTTGCTTCCATACGTTATCCGTTACAACGGTACTCGCCCAGCTAAGACAGCTACATGGCCTAAGTACAACTACTACCGTGCAGACGAGAAATATCAAGATATCGCTCGTATGCTTGGACTTCCAGCTTCTACACCAGAAGAAGGGGTTGAATCTTTTGCAAAAGCTGTTTACGAACTCGGTGAGCGCGTAGGTATCCAAATGAACTTCAAAGCACAAGGTGTTGACGAAAAAGAATGGAAAGAACATTCACGTGAATTGGCCTTCCTTGCTTATGAAGACCAATGTTCACCTGCAAACCCACGTCTTCCAATGGTTGACCATATGCAAGAAATCATCGAAGATTCTTACTATGGTTACAAAGAAAGACCAGGACGCCGTAAATAA
- the gap gene encoding type I glyceraldehyde-3-phosphate dehydrogenase, producing the protein MVVKVGINGFGRIGRLAFRRIQNVEGVEVTRINDLTDPVMLAHLLKYDTTQGRFDGTVEVKEGGFEVNGKFIKVSAERDPEQIDWANDGVEIVLEATGFFAKKAAAEKHLHAGGAKKVVITAPGGNDVKTVVFNTNHDVLDGTETVISGASCTTNCLAPMAKALQDNFGVVEGLMTTIHAYTGDQMILDGPHRGGDLRRARAGAVNIVPNSTGAAKAIGLVIPELNGKLDGAAQRVPVPAGSVTELVAVLEKNVTVDEVNAAMKAASNESYGYTEDPIVSSDILGMSYGSLFDATQTKVLDVDGKQLVKVVSWYDNEMSYTAQLVRTLEYFAKIAK; encoded by the coding sequence ATGGTAGTTAAAGTTGGTATTAACGGTTTCGGACGTATCGGTCGTCTTGCTTTCCGTCGTATCCAAAACGTAGAAGGTGTTGAAGTTACTCGTATCAACGACCTTACAGATCCAGTTATGCTTGCACACTTGTTGAAATACGACACAACTCAAGGTCGTTTCGACGGTACTGTTGAAGTTAAAGAAGGTGGATTTGAAGTTAACGGTAAATTCATCAAAGTTTCTGCTGAACGTGATCCAGAACAAATCGACTGGGCTAACGACGGTGTAGAAATCGTTCTTGAAGCTACTGGTTTCTTTGCTAAGAAAGCAGCTGCTGAAAAACACTTGCACGCTGGTGGAGCTAAAAAAGTTGTTATCACTGCTCCTGGTGGAAACGACGTTAAAACAGTTGTATTCAACACTAACCACGACGTTCTTGACGGTACTGAAACAGTTATCTCAGGTGCTTCATGTACTACAAACTGCTTGGCTCCAATGGCTAAAGCTCTTCAAGACAACTTTGGTGTTGTTGAAGGATTGATGACTACTATCCACGCTTACACTGGTGACCAAATGATTCTTGACGGACCACACCGTGGTGGTGACCTTCGCCGTGCTCGCGCTGGTGCTGTAAACATCGTTCCTAACTCAACTGGTGCTGCAAAAGCTATCGGTCTTGTAATCCCAGAATTGAACGGTAAATTGGACGGAGCTGCTCAACGTGTTCCTGTTCCAGCAGGCTCTGTAACTGAGTTGGTAGCAGTTCTTGAAAAGAACGTTACTGTTGACGAAGTGAACGCAGCTATGAAAGCAGCTTCAAACGAATCATACGGATACACTGAAGATCCAATCGTATCTTCAGATATCCTAGGTATGTCTTACGGTTCATTGTTTGACGCAACTCAAACTAAAGTTCTTGACGTTGACGGTAAACAATTGGTTAAAGTTGTATCATGGTACGACAACGAAATGTCATACACTGCACAACTTGTTCGTACTCTTGAATACTTCGCAAAAATCGCTAAATAA
- a CDS encoding RluA family pseudouridine synthase, protein MQFTFTLPDSLPQMTVKQLLEEQLLIPRKIRHFLRIKKHILINQREVRWNEMVNPGDICQLTFDKEDYPEKEIPWGNPNLVQEVYQDQHLIIVNKPEGMKTHGNQPNEIALLNHVSAYVGQTCYVVHRLDMETSGLVLFAKNPFILPILNRLLEKKEISREYWAQVDGHINSKELVFKDKIGRDRHDRRKRIVDTKNGQYAETHVSRLKQFPNKTSLVRCKLKTGRTHQIRVHLSHHNFPILGDPLYNSKSKTSRLMLHAFRLSFTHPLTLEKLSFTTLSDTFEKELKKNG, encoded by the coding sequence ATGCAATTCACATTTACATTACCAGACTCTCTACCTCAAATGACGGTAAAGCAATTACTTGAGGAACAACTCCTCATTCCTAGAAAAATCCGGCATTTTTTGAGAATCAAGAAACATATTTTAATTAATCAGCGAGAAGTTCGCTGGAACGAGATGGTAAATCCTGGAGATATTTGCCAGTTAACGTTTGACAAGGAAGATTATCCCGAAAAAGAAATCCCTTGGGGCAATCCTAACCTCGTTCAAGAGGTTTATCAAGATCAACACTTGATTATTGTCAACAAACCAGAGGGGATGAAAACGCATGGTAATCAGCCAAACGAAATCGCCCTTCTTAACCATGTCAGTGCCTATGTTGGCCAAACCTGCTATGTCGTTCATCGTCTGGACATGGAAACCAGTGGTTTGGTTCTCTTTGCCAAAAATCCTTTTATCCTGCCTATTCTCAATCGCTTACTGGAGAAAAAAGAGATTTCTAGGGAATATTGGGCACAGGTCGACGGACATATCAACAGCAAAGAACTTGTTTTCAAAGACAAAATTGGACGTGATCGCCATGATCGCAGAAAGCGAATAGTTGATACAAAAAATGGACAATATGCTGAAACACATGTAAGCAGATTAAAGCAATTCCCAAACAAAACTTCCTTGGTTCGTTGCAAACTAAAGACAGGGCGAACCCATCAAATTCGTGTGCACCTTTCGCATCATAACTTCCCTATTTTAGGCGACCCTCTCTATAATAGTAAATCAAAAACAAGTCGGCTTATGCTCCACGCCTTTCGACTGTCCTTTACCCATCCGCTTACTCTAGAGAAATTAAGCTTCACTACCCTATCAGATACTTTTGAAAAAGAGTTAAAAAAGAATGGATGA
- the pbp2a gene encoding penicillin-binding protein PBP2A: protein MKLDKLFEKFLSLFKKETSESEDSGSTSLRRSRSDRKKLAQVGPIRKFWRRYHLTKIVLILGLSAGLLVGTYLFAVAKSTNVNDLQNALKTRTLIFDREEKEAGALSGQKGTYVELTDISKNLQNAVIATEDRSFYKNDGINYGRFFLAIVTAGRSGGGSTITQQLAKNAYLSQDQTVERKAKEFFLALELTKKYSKDQILTMYLNNAYFGNGVWGVEDASKKYFGVSASEVSLDQAATLAGMLKGPELYNPLNSVEDSTNRRDTVLQNMLAAGYIDKNQETEAAEVDMTSQLHDKYEGKISDYRYPSYFDAVVNEAVSKYNLTEEEIVNNGYRIYTELDQNYQANMQVVYENTALFPRAEDGTFAQSGSVALEPKTGGVRGVVGQVAGNDKTGFRNFNYATQSKRSPGSTIKPLVVYTPAVEAGWALNKQLDNHTMQYDSYKVDNYAGIKTSREVPMYQALAESLNLPAVATVNDLGVDKAFEAGEKFGLNMEKVDRVLGVALGSGVETNPLQMAQAYAAFANEGLMPEAHFISRIENASGQVIASHKNSQKRVIDKSVADKMTSMMLGTFTNGTGISSSPADYVMAGKTGTTEAVFNPEYTSDQWVIGYTPDVVISHWLGFPTTDENHYLAGSTSNGAAHVFRNIANTILPYTPGSTFTVENAYKQNGIAPANTRNQVQRNEENQADNSLSDIRSRAQNLVDEASRAISDAKIKEKAQTIWDSVVNLFR, encoded by the coding sequence ATGAAATTAGATAAATTATTCGAGAAATTTCTTTCTCTTTTTAAAAAAGAAACAAGTGAATCAGAGGATTCTGGGTCTACTAGCTTGCGTCGTTCTCGCAGTGATAGAAAAAAATTAGCCCAAGTGGGTCCAATTCGAAAATTCTGGCGTCGCTATCATCTAACAAAGATTGTCCTTATACTAGGTTTGAGTGCAGGCTTGCTAGTTGGAACCTATTTGTTTGCTGTAGCCAAGTCAACCAATGTCAATGATTTGCAAAATGCCTTGAAAACTCGAACTCTTATTTTTGACCGTGAAGAAAAGGAGGCTGGTGCCTTGTCTGGTCAAAAAGGAACCTATGTTGAACTGACTGATATCAGTAAAAATTTGCAGAATGCCGTTATTGCGACAGAAGACCGTTCTTTCTATAAAAATGACGGGATTAACTATGGTCGTTTCTTCTTGGCTATTGTAACAGCTGGCCGTTCAGGTGGTGGATCTACTATTACCCAACAGCTAGCTAAAAACGCTTATTTGTCACAGGATCAAACTGTTGAGAGAAAAGCGAAAGAATTTTTCCTTGCCTTAGAATTAACAAAAAAATATAGTAAGGATCAAATTCTAACCATGTACCTTAACAACGCTTATTTTGGAAATGGTGTGTGGGGTGTAGAAGATGCGAGTAAGAAATACTTTGGAGTTTCTGCATCAGAAGTGAGTCTGGATCAAGCTGCGACTCTGGCAGGAATGCTAAAGGGGCCGGAACTGTATAATCCTTTGAATTCTGTAGAAGATTCTACCAATCGTCGCGATACTGTTTTGCAGAATATGCTTGCAGCGGGTTACATTGATAAAAACCAAGAAACCGAAGCAGCAGAAGTTGATATGACTTCGCAATTGCACGATAAGTATGAAGGAAAAATCTCAGATTACCGCTATCCTTCTTACTTTGATGCGGTTGTTAATGAAGCTGTTTCCAAGTATAATCTAACAGAGGAAGAAATCGTAAATAATGGCTACCGCATTTACACAGAGCTGGACCAAAACTACCAAGCAAATATGCAGGTTGTCTATGAAAATACAGCTCTATTTCCTAGGGCAGAGGATGGAACATTTGCTCAATCAGGAAGTGTAGCTCTCGAACCGAAAACAGGTGGAGTTCGTGGAGTTGTCGGTCAGGTTGCTGGCAATGATAAAACTGGATTCCGGAATTTCAACTATGCAACTCAATCAAAACGTAGCCCTGGTTCTACAATTAAGCCTTTAGTTGTTTATACGCCTGCAGTTGAAGCTGGCTGGGCTTTGAATAAGCAGTTGGATAACCATACCATGCAGTATGACAGCTATAAGGTTGATAACTATGCAGGGATCAAAACGAGTCGAGAAGTTCCTATGTATCAAGCCTTGGCAGAATCGCTTAATCTGCCTGCTGTTGCCACTGTTAATGATTTGGGCGTTGATAAGGCTTTTGAGGCGGGCGAAAAATTCGGACTCAACATGGAAAAAGTCGATCGTGTTCTTGGTGTCGCCTTGGGAAGCGGTGTTGAAACCAACCCTCTTCAAATGGCTCAAGCATATGCTGCCTTTGCAAATGAAGGATTAATGCCGGAAGCTCATTTTATTAGTAGAATTGAAAATGCTAGTGGTCAGGTCATTGCGAGCCATAAAAATTCACAAAAACGGGTGATTGATAAGTCTGTAGCTGACAAGATGACCAGTATGATGTTGGGAACATTTACAAACGGAACAGGTATTAGTTCATCGCCTGCAGACTATGTCATGGCAGGAAAAACTGGAACAACTGAAGCTGTTTTCAATCCGGAATACACAAGTGACCAGTGGGTAATTGGTTATACTCCGGATGTAGTGATTAGTCACTGGCTTGGTTTCCCTACCACTGATGAAAATCACTATCTAGCAGGATCTACTTCAAACGGTGCAGCTCATGTCTTTAGAAACATTGCTAATACCATTTTACCTTATACGCCAGGAAGTACCTTTACGGTTGAAAATGCTTATAAGCAAAATGGAATTGCACCAGCCAATACAAGAAATCAAGTACAGCGTAATGAAGAAAATCAGGCGGATAATAGCCTTTCTGATATTAGAAGTCGTGCACAAAATCTGGTAGATGAGGCTAGTCGTGCTATCTCGGATGCGAAGATTAAGGAAAAGGCTCAAACAATATGGGATTCGGTAGTCAATCTATTTCGCTAA
- the rpmG gene encoding 50S ribosomal protein L33, with protein MALKKASLACAVCGSRNYSIKISGNPKPTRLEVNKFCKHCGKYTTHRETR; from the coding sequence ATGGCACTAAAAAAAGCAAGCCTAGCTTGTGCAGTTTGTGGTTCGAGAAACTATTCAATCAAGATCAGCGGAAACCCCAAGCCAACACGACTAGAAGTAAATAAATTTTGTAAACATTGTGGTAAGTACACTACACACAGAGAAACGAGATAG
- the secE gene encoding preprotein translocase subunit SecE codes for MRFIGDIFRLLKDTTWPTRKESWRDFRSIMEYTAFFVVIIYIFDKLIVSGLIRFINIF; via the coding sequence ATGCGTTTTATTGGAGATATTTTTAGACTTCTTAAAGACACAACATGGCCAACTCGCAAGGAAAGCTGGAGAGATTTTCGTTCTATCATGGAATACACTGCTTTCTTTGTTGTGATTATTTATATTTTTGACAAGTTGATTGTTTCAGGTTTGATTCGATTTATTAACATTTTTTAG
- the nusG gene encoding transcription termination/antitermination protein NusG: MDSFDKGWFVLQTYSGYENKVKENLLQRAQTYNMLDNILRVEIPTQTVQVEKNGKRKEVEENRFPGYVLVEMVMTDEAWFVVRNTPNVTGFVGSHGNRSKPTPLLEQEIRDILVSMGQTVQEFDIDVEVGQTVRIIDGAFADYTGKITEIDNNKVKMIISMFGNDTVAEVNLNQIAEL; encoded by the coding sequence ATGGATAGTTTTGATAAAGGGTGGTTTGTCTTACAAACTTATTCTGGTTATGAAAATAAGGTAAAAGAAAATCTATTACAACGTGCACAAACCTACAATATGTTGGATAATATTTTACGTGTTGAAATTCCAACACAAACAGTGCAAGTTGAAAAAAATGGAAAGAGAAAAGAAGTAGAAGAGAATCGCTTTCCAGGTTATGTTCTTGTGGAAATGGTGATGACAGATGAAGCTTGGTTTGTTGTTCGAAACACACCAAACGTTACAGGATTCGTCGGATCTCACGGAAATAGATCAAAACCAACTCCATTATTGGAACAAGAAATCCGTGATATCTTGGTTTCTATGGGACAAACTGTACAAGAGTTTGATATCGATGTTGAAGTTGGTCAAACTGTACGTATCATTGATGGTGCTTTTGCAGACTATACTGGTAAGATTACAGAGATTGATAATAATAAAGTGAAGATGATTATCTCTATGTTTGGTAATGACACAGTTGCAGAAGTAAACCTAAACCAAATTGCAGAATTATAA
- a CDS encoding sigma-70 family RNA polymerase sigma factor: MFKELYEEVQGIVYKCRNEYYLHLWELSDWDQEGMICLHELISREEELVEDIPRLRKYFKTKFRNRILDHIRKQESQKRRYDKEPYEEVGEISHRISEGGMWLDEYYLFHETLRDYRNKQSKDKQEELERVLRHERFRGRQRVLRDLRIVFKEFDIRTH, encoded by the coding sequence ATGTTTAAAGAATTATATGAAGAAGTCCAAGGAATTGTATACAAGTGTAGAAATGAATATTACCTTCATTTATGGGAGCTATCAGATTGGGACCAAGAGGGAATGATTTGCTTACATGAATTGATCAGTAGAGAAGAAGAGCTAGTAGAAGATATTCCTCGTTTACGTAAATACTTCAAAACTAAATTCCGTAATCGAATTTTAGACCATATCCGTAAACAAGAAAGCCAGAAGCGTAGATATGATAAAGAACCCTATGAAGAAGTAGGTGAGATTAGTCATCGTATCAGTGAGGGAGGTATGTGGCTAGATGAGTATTATCTCTTTCATGAGACACTAAGAGATTATAGAAACAAACAAAGTAAAGACAAACAAGAAGAGTTAGAACGCGTCTTAAGACATGAACGCTTCCGAGGGCGTCAAAGAGTATTGAGAGACTTACGTATTGTGTTTAAGGAGTTTGATATCCGTACTCATTAG
- a CDS encoding ISL3 family transposase, which yields MEQLHFITKLLDIKDPNIKFMDIINRNTHKEIIAKLDYEAPSCPDCGSQMKKYDFQKPSKIPYLETTGMPTRILLRKRRFKCYQCSKIAVAETPLVKKNHQIPRIINQKIAHKLIEKTSMTDIAHQLSISTSTVIRKLNDFRFKHDFSHLPEIMSWDEYAFTKGKMSFIAQDFDNLNIITVLEGRTQAIIRNHFLRYDRVVRCQVKIITMDMFSPYYALAKQLFPCAKIVLDRFHIVQHLSRAMSRVRVQIMNQFERKSHEYKAIKRYWKLIQQDSRKLSDKRFYRPTFRMHLTNKEILDKLLSYSEELKHHYHLYQLLLFHFQNKEPDKFFGLIEDNLKQAHPLFQTVFKTFLKDKEKIVNALQLPYSNAKLEATNNLIKLIKRNAFGFRNFENFKKRIFIALNIKKERTKFVLSRS from the coding sequence ATGGAACAATTACATTTTATCACAAAACTACTCGATATCAAAGACCCTAATATCAAATTTATGGATATCATCAATAGGAATACTCACAAAGAAATCATCGCTAAACTAGATTATGAGGCACCATCTTGCCCTGATTGCGGAAGTCAAATGAAGAAATATGACTTCCAAAAACCGTCGAAAATTCCTTACCTCGAAACGACTGGTATGCCTACTAGAATTCTCCTTAGAAAGCGTCGTTTTAAGTGCTACCAGTGCTCGAAAATAGCGGTCGCTGAGACTCCTCTAGTAAAGAAAAATCATCAAATCCCTCGTATCATCAACCAAAAAATTGCTCATAAGCTGATTGAAAAGACTTCTATGACCGATATTGCACATCAGCTTTCCATTTCAACTTCAACTGTCATTCGAAAACTCAATGACTTCCGTTTTAAGCATGATTTTTCTCATCTTCCTGAGATTATGTCCTGGGACGAGTATGCCTTTACAAAGGGAAAAATGAGTTTCATTGCACAAGACTTTGATAATCTCAACATTATCACCGTTCTTGAAGGTAGAACACAAGCTATCATCCGAAATCACTTTCTGCGCTACGATAGAGTCGTTCGTTGTCAGGTGAAAATCATTACGATGGATATGTTTAGTCCTTATTATGCCTTGGCTAAACAGCTTTTTCCATGTGCTAAAATCGTTCTAGATCGATTTCACATTGTACAACACTTAAGCCGTGCTATGAGTCGTGTTCGTGTCCAAATCATGAATCAATTTGAGCGAAAATCTCATGAATACAAGGCTATCAAACGCTACTGGAAGCTCATCCAGCAGGATAGTCGTAAACTGAGTGATAAACGTTTTTATCGCCCTACTTTTCGCATGCACTTAACGAATAAAGAGATTCTAGACAAGCTTTTGAGCTATTCAGAAGAGTTGAAACACCACTATCATCTCTATCAACTCTTACTTTTTCACTTTCAGAACAAGGAGCCAGACAAATTCTTCGGACTTATTGAGGACAATCTAAAACAGGCTCATCCTCTTTTTCAGACTGTCTTTAAAACCTTTCTCAAGGATAAAGAGAAAATCGTCAATGCCCTTCAACTACCCTACTCCAACGCCAAATTAGAAGCAACAAATAATCTCATTAAACTCATCAAACGCAATGCCTTTGGATTTCGGAACTTTGAAAACTTCAAAAAACGGATTTTTATCGCTCTGAATATCAAAAAAGAAAGGACAAAATTTGTCCTTTCTAGATCTTAG
- a CDS encoding ABC transporter ATP-binding protein yields the protein MTVIKVEKLCKKIKDKEILRNISFEINDGECVALIGPNGAGKTTLLACLLGDKLVTSGQVSIQDLPVTSSKLDYTRSYLPQENVIVQKLKVKELIVFFQKIYPNHLSNQEIDQLLQFDKQQKEQFAEKLSGGQKRLFSFVLTLIGRPKLVFLDEPTAAMDTSTRQRFWEIVRDLKAQGVTIVYSSHYIEEVEHTADRILVLHKGELIRDTTPLAMRSEEIEKHFILPLAYKEVVEQSNLVERWVQKQDALQVVTREANAFWELLVQAGCRIQEIEVNNRSLLDTIFEETQKGDD from the coding sequence ATGACTGTGATTAAAGTTGAGAAATTGTGTAAGAAAATAAAAGACAAGGAGATCTTGCGGAACATCTCTTTTGAAATCAACGATGGTGAATGTGTTGCCTTGATTGGTCCCAATGGTGCTGGGAAGACGACACTTTTGGCATGTTTGCTTGGAGATAAACTGGTCACCAGTGGGCAAGTATCTATCCAAGATTTGCCGGTAACGAGCTCTAAGTTAGACTATACAAGATCCTACCTCCCTCAAGAGAATGTAATCGTTCAGAAACTAAAGGTAAAAGAGTTGATTGTTTTCTTTCAAAAAATTTATCCAAATCACTTGAGTAACCAGGAAATCGATCAACTATTGCAGTTTGATAAGCAACAAAAAGAGCAATTTGCAGAAAAATTATCAGGTGGGCAAAAGCGTCTTTTCTCTTTTGTCTTGACCTTAATTGGGCGACCAAAGCTTGTTTTTTTAGATGAGCCAACTGCTGCCATGGATACCTCTACTCGTCAACGTTTTTGGGAAATTGTTCGGGACCTAAAAGCGCAAGGAGTCACCATTGTCTATTCTTCTCACTATATCGAAGAGGTGGAGCATACGGCTGATCGAATCTTGGTGCTCCACAAGGGTGAATTGATTCGTGACACGACGCCTCTTGCTATGCGTAGTGAGGAGATTGAAAAGCATTTTATCCTTCCTCTAGCTTACAAGGAAGTCGTTGAGCAGTCAAACTTGGTTGAAAGGTGGGTACAAAAACAAGATGCTCTGCAAGTAGTCACACGAGAGGCAAATGCTTTCTGGGAACTGTTAGTGCAAGCAGGATGTAGGATTCAAGAAATTGAAGTCAATAATCGTAGTTTGTTGGATACAATCTTTGAAGAAACACAAAAGGGAGATGACTAA